Sequence from the Thermus tengchongensis genome:
CATCGGTAAGCCACATGGTTCCAGCTTACTGGGACATATTACCCTTGACTACGCTTGTGTTGGGGGTGTTGACTGAGGGTTGTAGGGAGGTGGCTTTATGAAGAAAGCGCTGCTGGCCCTCCTAGCCCTCGGCCTCATGATGGCCCTCTCCAGCAAAGAGGCCATCCAAAGGGAGTGGGAGCAAAGCGCCCACAACAACGGGGTCATGGGGGCCAAAACCCTGAGCGTGGCCACGGTGGAAGCCCGTGGCGATGCGGCTGCCCACTGCGCCCGCTGCCACAGCGAGCAGGGCTTTGTGGCCTGGCTGGACCAGCTCAAGAAGGGCAACCCCGGCAACCTGGTGGGCCCGGACGGCAAGCCCGCCACCGTGGAGTACCTGAAGGGCCTCGGCCTCACCAAGGACCAGGTCAAGCCCATCACCTGCCAGACCTGCCACGACGAGGATGGCGATCTGCGCCTGGTCCACGACACCCCCATGCTCCCCTCGGGCTTCCGGGCGGTAGGGGTGGGTAGCGGGGCCCTCTGCATGGCCTGCCACAACACCCGCAACGGCCGCATCACCTGGGATGCCCAAGACGCTGGGCGCTACACTTCCCCCCACTACTCTGCCGAGGCCGACCTCCTTTTGGGCAAGAACGCCTACTTCGTGGACGATACCCGGGAATGGAACAACGGACACGCCTTCTTCACAGGCGGTTCCTGCTCCACCTGCCACATGAGCCTGGCCGGGCAAGAGGACTACACCAGCCACACCTTCAAGACGCCCGATAACCTTTGCGCCTCCTGCCACGGGGCCAAGTACACCAAGGAGATGGTTCAGGAGAACACCGAGCACCTCATGTCCCTGGTGCGCACCATGGTGAACACCAGGGTGCTGGCGGTGCGGGACCGCATCAAGACCGTGCGGGCCTACAACCCCGAAAACGGCCAGTTCACCCCCAACACCCCGGTGAAGGCCCCCGTCTACCGGGTGGACATCACCTCCATCGGCGGGCAAATCGCCTTCAAAATGGACCTCACCGACGGCACAGTGCTTTACAGCCAGCTGGGGGACATCCGGGACGAAAAAGGCCAGCCGGTCTTCTCCACCAAGGACCCTGTAGTACGGGCCGCCTGGAACTACTTGCTGGTAAAGTACGACGGCTCCAAGGGCGTGCACAACCCAAGCTACACCAGGAGCATCCTCCTGGGAGCCATGGAGGCCCTGCGGTAGCCCCTGGGCAACCCCTCCCGGGCCACGGGAGGCCCGGGAGGATTCCCTTAACATGGGGGCGTGGAGCGCACCTACCTGTACCGGGGCCGCATCCTCAACCTGGCCCTGGAAGGCCGTTACGAAATCGTGGAGCACAAGCCTGCGGTGGCTGTCATCGCCGTCCAGGACGGGAAGATGCTCTTTGTGCGCCAGCACCGCCCAGCGGTGGGGCTCGCCCCCTTGGAGATCCCCGCGGGGCTTATTGAACCCGGGGAAGATCCCCTAGAAGCCGCTAGGCGGGAGCTGGCCGAGGAAACGGGCCTTTCCGGGGACCTCACTCCCCTCTTCAGCTACTACGTCTCCCCCGGCTTCACCGACGAGAAGACCTACGTCTTTTTGGCAGAAAACCTCAAGGAGGTTCCCGCCGACCCGGACGAGGACGAGGCCATCGAGGTGGTATGGCTGGAGCCGGAAAAGGCCCTGGAACTTCATCGGAAAGGCGAAGCCGAGTTCTCCGCCACCGGGATCGTGGGCATTCTCTACTACCATGCTTTTCTCCGAGGTCGCTGACGTCCCTAAGGGGCCCAAGGTGGTGGCCGTGGGCTCCTTTGACGGGGTACACCTCGGCCACCAGCACCTCCTAAGGCAGGCCCTAGCCGAGGCCAAGGCCCTGCGGATGCCCCTCTTGGTCTACACCTTTGACCCTCCCACCAAGGTCTTCACCCGGGGAGAGGGGTTCCTCATGGACCTCACGGAAAAGGTGGAGGCCCTGAAGGCTTTGGGGGTGGAGCTCATCTTAGCGGTGCCCTTCAACGAAACCTTCGCCCGCAGGGGGGCGGGGGAGTTCCTGGAGGATCTAAGGGCTTTGCAGGCCAGCCGCATCTACGTGGGGGAAGACTTCCGCTTCGGCCAGGGGCGGGGGGGAAGCCCCGAGGACCTGGCCCAGGTAGCCCCGGTACGGGTGGTGCCCCTCCTCAGCCTCGGGGGAGAGCCGGTGAAGTCCAGCCGCATCCGCACCATCCTCCTTGAAGGCAAGGTGGAGGAGGCCCGCCACCTCCTGGGCCGCCCCTACGGGGCCTACGGGGTGGTGGTGGAAGGGGACAGGCTGGGGAGAAGGCTAGGCTTCCCCACCGCCAACCTGGCGGTTCACCCAAAGAAGGTGCTCCCTCCCGGGGTGTTCGCGGTGGAGGCCAGCGGCGCCTTCGGGCGCTACAAGGGCGTGGCCAACGTGGGCACCAGGCCCACCCTCGGGGGAAGCGAGCGGCGCCTCGAGGTCCACCTCCTGGGTTTCGCCGGGGAGCTCTATGGGGAGGAGGTGCGCCTTACCTTCCTGAAGCGCCTCCGGGAGGAAAGGCGCTTCCCAAGCCTGGAGGCCCTGAAGGCCCAGATCGCCGAGGACGTGGCGGCCGCCCGGGCCTACTTCGGGCTCTAGGGACACCCCTCCCCCGCTTGGGCGCATAAGCTGAAGGCATGGACTGCCTGCGCCTGGCCGAGGCGCTCTTGGAGGCCAGGGGGAGGCAGGAGGTCTTCCGCCGGGCCCTGGCCGCTCTGGAGGAAGCTGGGGTCATCCGCTGCGGCGAGGCCTATTGGGTGGGCGAGGGCTTAAGCCTCTTCCAGATGCAGGCCTGCCGCACCACCTGCCCCCTGGTGGCCCACTCCCGCACCCTGGCGGAGGAGGCCCTAAGGCGGGGGGAAAGGGTAGAGGAAGGGCCTTTCGTGGCCTTACCCGTGCGCCAGGGAGCGAAGACCCTGGCGGTGGTGGTCCTGAGCTTGAAAGAGGGGCAGAAGCCCCCCGAGGCCCTCCCCGCCCTCCTCCTCCTAGCCCTAAAGCGCCCGGGGTTGGAGCTGGCGGGCAGGCTCCTCACCGCCCAGGAAGAGGAGCGGCGCCGGGTGGGCCGGGAGCTCCACGACGGGGTGGGAAGCCTCCTCACCGCCGCCCTCCTCACCCTGAAGGTGGCGGAGAAGCGCCCCGAGAAGCTCCCTGAGGCCCGGAAGCGGGTAGCGGAGGCCCTGGAGGAGGTGCGGCGGCTTTCCCGGGAGCTGCGCATACCCCTCCTGGACGACCTGGGCTTGAAGGAAGCCCTGGCCCGCTACCTGGAAACCTACGCCAAGAACGGCCTGAAAGTGGAGGCTCACCTGGAGGTGCCCCCGCTGCCCAAGGAGAAAGAGGTGGCTCTCTTCCGGGTGGTGCAGGAAGCCCTCACCAACGTCCTCCGCCACGCCAAGGCCCAGAGGGTGCGGGTGCGCCTTTGGCGGGAAGGGGACCGGCTGTTCGGGGTGGTGGAGGACGACGGGGTGGGCTTTGACCCGGAGAAGACCCCAGCCTCCGTGGGGCTTTTGGGCATGCAGGAGCGGGTCCAGGGCCTGGGGGGAAGCCTCCTGGTCCGGTCCGCCCCCGGCCAGGGCACGCGGGTGGAGTTCGGGGTGCCGCTATGAGGGTGGTGCTGGTGGAGGACCACCACCTGGTGCGCAAGGGCTTAAGGCTTCTCCTGGAGGAAGGCGGCCACCAGGTGGCGGCGGAGTTCGCCACCGCCGAGGAGGCCATGGCCGCCCCCTGGGAAGCGGAGGTGGTGCTTTTAGACCTGAGCCTCCCGGGGATGGGGGGTCTAGAGGCCCTCCCCCACCTCGCCCGTCGGGCCAGGGTCCTGGTGGTTTCCATGCACGACGAGCCCGCCTATGTGGCCCGGGCCTTCCAGCTGGGGGCCAAGGGGTACCTGCCCAAGCACGCCCTGGACCAGGAGCTCCTGGAAGCCCTGGACCGCCTGGCCAGGGGCCTCCGCTACCTGCACCCGAGCCTCACCGAGGCCCTCTTGGAGGGCCAGGCCACCCCTGGACCCGAGGTTCTTTCCGAAAGGGAAAAGGCTGTGGTGGCCCTTCTGGCCCAAGGCTACTCTCTCTCCCAAGCGGCGGAGCGCCTGGGGGTTTCCGTGAAGACGGCCTCCACCTACAAAGGGCGGGCCCTGAACAAGCTGGGCCTGATGGACACCCCCGACCTGGTGCGCTGGGCCCGGGAACACGGGCTGGCCTGAACCGTTCGGGACATTTTTCCCAAGGACATTTGTCTTAGGAAGAATTCGCACGGGAACGGGAAAAATCCGCCGTCTTGTGAAAGGGAGGACGCGCTCTACCCTGGGGCCAGGAGGTGGAGGATGGAACTCCTGGGCTGGGTCACCGCAAGCCTCTTCGCTCCCCCGGGCGAAGCCCTCTTCCGGGAGCTGGCCGCGGGCACCCTCGAGGAGGCCCTGGAGGAGCTCACCGGCCACCCCGTGGCCCTGCCCCGGGTGCCGCAGGGCGAGCTCCAGGCCACCTATACCGCCCTCTTCGTCACCCACCCTGAGGGCCTTCCTGCCCCGCCCTATGCAGGCTATGCCCTGGACGGGGAGCTTTTCGGGCCCTCGTACCACCGCCTCCTGGAGTTTTACCGGGAAGGGGGCCTCGAGGTGCAGGAGTCTTGGCGCGACCTCCCCGACCACCTGGCGGCGGTGGGGGAAGCCATCGCCTTCCTGAGCACCAAGCGCCCCGACCTGGCCAAGCGGCTGGTGCAGGAGTTCCTCTCCCCCTGGCTCAAGCGGTTCGGGCAAGCGGTGAAGACCCACGACCCCACCGGGTTCTACGCCGCACTGGTGGACCTGCTGGAGGAGGCCATCCATGCAAAGACGGGAGTTTCTGAAGCTTAGCGCCCTCAGCGCAGGAGCCCTAGCCCTAAAAGGCAGCGGGCCTGCAAAGGCCCTTGGCACCCCCTGGCACGCCAAAGAGGTGCGGAGCGTCTACCAGATCTGCGAGGGCTGCTTCTGGCGCTGCGGCATCGTGGCCCATGCGGTGGGCAACCGGGTCTACAAGGTGGAAGGGTACGAGGCCAACCCCAAAAGCCGGGGCCGCCTCTGCCCCCGGGGCCAGGGCGCGCCCCAGACCACCTACGACCCCGACCGCCTGAAGCGGCCCCTCATCCGGGTGGAGGGCACCGAGCGGGGTGAGGGCAAGTACCGGGTGGCCACCTGGGAGGAGGCGTTGGACCACGTGGCCGAGAAGATGCTGGCGATCCGGGAAAAGTATGGCCCCGAGGCCATCGCCTTCTTCGGTCACGGCACCGGGGACACCTGGTTCGTGGACTTCCTCCCCGCCGCCTGGGGCAGCCCCAACGCCGCTAAACCCTCCGTGGCCATCTGCACCGCTCCCCGGGAGGTAGCCTCCCAGTGGGTCTTCGGAAGGCCCATCGGCGGCCACGAGCCCGTGGACTGGGAAAACGCCCGCTACATCGTCCTCATCGGCCACCACATCGGCGAGGACACCCACAACACCCAGCTGCAGGACTTCGCCTTGGCCTTGAAGAACGGGGCCAAGCTGGTGGTGGTGGACCCCCGCTTCTCCACCGCCGCCGCCAAGGCCCACCTGTGGCTTCCCATCAAGCCCGGCACCGACACCGCCTTGCTCCTCGCCTGGATCCACGTGCTTATCTACGAGAACCTTTACGACAAAGACTATGTGGAGAAGTACACCACAGGCTTCGAGGAGCTCAAGGCCCACGTGAAGGACTTCACCCCTGAATGGGCCGAAAAGCACACGGAAATCCCCGCGGCGACCATCCGCCAGGTGGCCCGGGAGATGGCGGCCCACAAGCCCCGGGCGGTCCTGCCCCCCACCCGGCACAACACCTGGTACGGGGACGACACCTACCGGGTGATGGCCCTCCTCTACGTCAACATCCTCCTGGGCAACTACGGGCGGCCGGGCGGCTTTTACATCGCCCAAAGCCCCTTCCTCCCCGAGTACCCCCTGCCCCCCCTACCCCTCAGGCCCGCCGCCGGGGGGGGCGCGGGGCCTGCGGCCGTCGACGCCGAGCCTGAGGGCTTCCGTCCCAAAGCGGACAAGGACAAGTTCTTCGCCCGCACCACCGCCATCCAGGAGCTCATCGAGCCCATGATCACGGGGAAGCCCTACCCCATCCGGGGGCTCATCGCCTACGGCATCAACCTGTTCCACTCCATCCCCAACGTCCCCCGCACCAAGGAGGCCCTGAAGGGCTTAGACCTCTACGTGGCCATCGACGTCCTGCCCCAGGAGCACGTGATGTGGGCGGACGTGATCCTGCCCGAGGCCACCTACCTGGAGCGCTACGACGATTTCGTGACCGTGGCGCACAAAACCCCCTTCATCCAGCTCCGCGTCCCCGCGCATGAACCCCTCTTCGACACCAAGCCCGGCTGGTGGATCGCCCGGGAGCTGGGCCTCAGGCTGGGCCTGGAGGAGTTCTTCCCCTGGAAGACCATCGAGGAGTACCTGGACACCCGCCTGCAGGCCATCGGCTTCGACCTGGAAACCATGAAGGCCATGGGCACCCTGGTGCAGCGGGGCCGGCCCTGGCTGGAGGACTGGGAGCGGGAAGGCCGCCTCCCCTTCGGCACCCCCTCGGGGAAGATCGAGCTCTACTGCCGGGCTTTCAAGGAGGCGGGGCACTCCCCCCTCCCCGTCTTCACCCCGCCGGAGGAGCCCCCGGAGGGTTACTACCGCCTCCTCTACGGCCGCAGCCCCGTGCACACCTTCGCCCGCACCCAGAACAACTGGGTCCTCATGGAGATGGACCCGGAAAACGAGGTCTGGATCCACCGGGAGGAGGCCAAGAAGCTGGGCCTGAAGGACGGGGACTATGTGATCCTGGTGAACCAGGACGGGGTGCGGGAAGGCCCGGTGCGGGTCAAGGCCACGGAGAGGATCCGCAAGGACTGCGTCTACATCGTCCACGGCTTCGGGCACAAGGCCCCTCTCATGAAGATCGCCCACGGCCGGGGAGCCTCCGACAACTACCTGCAGACCCGCTACCGGCTGGACCCCATCTCCGGCGGGGCGGGCCTCCGGGTGAACTTCGTGAAGCTGGAAAAAGCCCAAAGGCCCAGGCTACCCTCCCTCACCACCCTGGCCAAGCGGCCCTTTGACGAAAAAAGGAGGATGTGATGCCCCGGTACGCCATGGCCATCGACCTCAGCCTCTGCGTGGGCTGCGCCGCCTGCGCGGTGGCCTGCAAGATGGAGAACGAGGTACCCCCCGGCGTTTTCAACCTTTGGATCCGGGAGCGGGAGGTGGGGGTCTACCCGGACCTCCTGGTGGAGTTCCGCCCCGAGCAGTGCCTGCACTGCGAAAACCCGCCCTGCGTGCCCGTCTGCCCCACGGGGGCCAGCTACCAGACCCAAGACGGCCTGGTCCTGGTGGACCCCAGGCGGTGCATCGCCTGCGGGGCCTGCATCGCCGCCTGCCCCTACGACGCCCGCTACCTGCACCCGGCAGGCTACGTGAGCAAGTGCACCTTCTGCGCCCACCGGCTGGAAAAGGGGCGCGTTCCCGCCTGCGTGGAAACCTGTCCCACGTACTGTCGCACCTTTGGGGATCTGGACGATCCGGAAAGCCCCGTGTCCCAGGCCCTAAGGGCAGCGGAACGGGTGGACGTGCTCCGGCCCGAGCAGGGCACCAGGCCCAAGCTCTTCTACCTGAACGCCCCCTCCAAGAAGGGGCTTACCCAGGAAAGGGAGGTGCGCCATGACTGAGTTCTACGGCCTCCCCAACGCGGGGGAGTTCTGGCACTGGACCAACGCCCTCCACTTCGTGTTGGTGGGGTTGGCGGGAGGCATAGCCCTCCTTGCGGCCCTCCTCCAGCTTAGGGGGCACGAGGAAGCCCGGCGCTACACCCTCTTGGCCCTGCTCTTCATCGCCTTGGACCTCTTCGTCCTCTGGGCGGAATCCCCCGCCCGCTTCCGCTTCACCCACGTCTGGCTCTTCCTCTCCTTCCGCCCGCAAAGCCCCATCTGGTGGGGCGCTTGGGGGCTGGCCCTGGCCTTCCTCTCCTCCGGGCTCCTCTACCTGGAGAAAGGGCCCAGGAAGCCTCTGGCGTGGATCCTCCTGCTGTTCAGCCTGGTAGCCCTTTCCTATCCGGGAATGGCCTTAGCGGTGAACGGAAACCGTCCTCTCTGGAACGCCCTCTTGGCTGGTCTCTTCCCCCTCACCGCCCTGGTCTTGGCCCTGGGGGTGGCGGCCCTTCTCCGAAGCGGGTGGGCCCTTTACCCCTTGCGCCTCCTGGCGGGAGCCTCCCTCCTCTTGGCCCTCCTCTACCCCCTCACCCTCTCTCCGGAGGCCCGGGAGCACC
This genomic interval carries:
- a CDS encoding polysulfide reductase NrfD family protein — translated: MTEFYGLPNAGEFWHWTNALHFVLVGLAGGIALLAALLQLRGHEEARRYTLLALLFIALDLFVLWAESPARFRFTHVWLFLSFRPQSPIWWGAWGLALAFLSSGLLYLEKGPRKPLAWILLLFSLVALSYPGMALAVNGNRPLWNALLAGLFPLTALVLALGVAALLRSGWALYPLRLLAGASLLLALLYPLTLSPEAREHLWEEGGLLYGLLLLLGLGVFWRERLAPWAGLLAAAGLRALLVAVGQWQGFGL
- a CDS encoding sensor histidine kinase — encoded protein: MDCLRLAEALLEARGRQEVFRRALAALEEAGVIRCGEAYWVGEGLSLFQMQACRTTCPLVAHSRTLAEEALRRGERVEEGPFVALPVRQGAKTLAVVVLSLKEGQKPPEALPALLLLALKRPGLELAGRLLTAQEEERRRVGRELHDGVGSLLTAALLTLKVAEKRPEKLPEARKRVAEALEEVRRLSRELRIPLLDDLGLKEALARYLETYAKNGLKVEAHLEVPPLPKEKEVALFRVVQEALTNVLRHAKAQRVRVRLWREGDRLFGVVEDDGVGFDPEKTPASVGLLGMQERVQGLGGSLLVRSAPGQGTRVEFGVPL
- a CDS encoding cytochrome c3 family protein gives rise to the protein MKKALLALLALGLMMALSSKEAIQREWEQSAHNNGVMGAKTLSVATVEARGDAAAHCARCHSEQGFVAWLDQLKKGNPGNLVGPDGKPATVEYLKGLGLTKDQVKPITCQTCHDEDGDLRLVHDTPMLPSGFRAVGVGSGALCMACHNTRNGRITWDAQDAGRYTSPHYSAEADLLLGKNAYFVDDTREWNNGHAFFTGGSCSTCHMSLAGQEDYTSHTFKTPDNLCASCHGAKYTKEMVQENTEHLMSLVRTMVNTRVLAVRDRIKTVRAYNPENGQFTPNTPVKAPVYRVDITSIGGQIAFKMDLTDGTVLYSQLGDIRDEKGQPVFSTKDPVVRAAWNYLLVKYDGSKGVHNPSYTRSILLGAMEALR
- a CDS encoding 4Fe-4S dicluster domain-containing protein, which gives rise to MPRYAMAIDLSLCVGCAACAVACKMENEVPPGVFNLWIREREVGVYPDLLVEFRPEQCLHCENPPCVPVCPTGASYQTQDGLVLVDPRRCIACGACIAACPYDARYLHPAGYVSKCTFCAHRLEKGRVPACVETCPTYCRTFGDLDDPESPVSQALRAAERVDVLRPEQGTRPKLFYLNAPSKKGLTQEREVRHD
- the ribF gene encoding riboflavin biosynthesis protein RibF, encoding MLFSEVADVPKGPKVVAVGSFDGVHLGHQHLLRQALAEAKALRMPLLVYTFDPPTKVFTRGEGFLMDLTEKVEALKALGVELILAVPFNETFARRGAGEFLEDLRALQASRIYVGEDFRFGQGRGGSPEDLAQVAPVRVVPLLSLGGEPVKSSRIRTILLEGKVEEARHLLGRPYGAYGVVVEGDRLGRRLGFPTANLAVHPKKVLPPGVFAVEASGAFGRYKGVANVGTRPTLGGSERRLEVHLLGFAGELYGEEVRLTFLKRLREERRFPSLEALKAQIAEDVAAARAYFGL
- a CDS encoding TorD/DmsD family molecular chaperone translates to MELLGWVTASLFAPPGEALFRELAAGTLEEALEELTGHPVALPRVPQGELQATYTALFVTHPEGLPAPPYAGYALDGELFGPSYHRLLEFYREGGLEVQESWRDLPDHLAAVGEAIAFLSTKRPDLAKRLVQEFLSPWLKRFGQAVKTHDPTGFYAALVDLLEEAIHAKTGVSEA
- a CDS encoding molybdopterin-dependent oxidoreductase: MQRREFLKLSALSAGALALKGSGPAKALGTPWHAKEVRSVYQICEGCFWRCGIVAHAVGNRVYKVEGYEANPKSRGRLCPRGQGAPQTTYDPDRLKRPLIRVEGTERGEGKYRVATWEEALDHVAEKMLAIREKYGPEAIAFFGHGTGDTWFVDFLPAAWGSPNAAKPSVAICTAPREVASQWVFGRPIGGHEPVDWENARYIVLIGHHIGEDTHNTQLQDFALALKNGAKLVVVDPRFSTAAAKAHLWLPIKPGTDTALLLAWIHVLIYENLYDKDYVEKYTTGFEELKAHVKDFTPEWAEKHTEIPAATIRQVAREMAAHKPRAVLPPTRHNTWYGDDTYRVMALLYVNILLGNYGRPGGFYIAQSPFLPEYPLPPLPLRPAAGGGAGPAAVDAEPEGFRPKADKDKFFARTTAIQELIEPMITGKPYPIRGLIAYGINLFHSIPNVPRTKEALKGLDLYVAIDVLPQEHVMWADVILPEATYLERYDDFVTVAHKTPFIQLRVPAHEPLFDTKPGWWIARELGLRLGLEEFFPWKTIEEYLDTRLQAIGFDLETMKAMGTLVQRGRPWLEDWEREGRLPFGTPSGKIELYCRAFKEAGHSPLPVFTPPEEPPEGYYRLLYGRSPVHTFARTQNNWVLMEMDPENEVWIHREEAKKLGLKDGDYVILVNQDGVREGPVRVKATERIRKDCVYIVHGFGHKAPLMKIAHGRGASDNYLQTRYRLDPISGGAGLRVNFVKLEKAQRPRLPSLTTLAKRPFDEKRRM
- a CDS encoding response regulator codes for the protein MRVVLVEDHHLVRKGLRLLLEEGGHQVAAEFATAEEAMAAPWEAEVVLLDLSLPGMGGLEALPHLARRARVLVVSMHDEPAYVARAFQLGAKGYLPKHALDQELLEALDRLARGLRYLHPSLTEALLEGQATPGPEVLSEREKAVVALLAQGYSLSQAAERLGVSVKTASTYKGRALNKLGLMDTPDLVRWAREHGLA
- a CDS encoding NUDIX domain-containing protein — encoded protein: MERTYLYRGRILNLALEGRYEIVEHKPAVAVIAVQDGKMLFVRQHRPAVGLAPLEIPAGLIEPGEDPLEAARRELAEETGLSGDLTPLFSYYVSPGFTDEKTYVFLAENLKEVPADPDEDEAIEVVWLEPEKALELHRKGEAEFSATGIVGILYYHAFLRGR